One Candidatus Tanganyikabacteria bacterium genomic window carries:
- a CDS encoding saccharopine dehydrogenase NADP-binding domain-containing protein: MQPSSALPTVAVIGGYGGTGRAIAGALLQHSELAVRIVGRDLGRAECCASELAAAHGARVEARRGDATDAAGLAEALREVSVVVMATTALRAPSALPQAAVAAGTDVVDIRPDGAALTEASAHGGAVAERGIRYLAQAGFSPGLPSLLVRLAASRHPGIDAIRLGIVLGMAGATNPEQVSSFLELLPEMRCRVYDGAWREGSYSRDVETFDFPLGIGVRRCYPYLIEELEALPEELGVKKLGIYGAGTSWFTDMLVTPLAVGLHKLRPGLLRRPLSRMYLWGARHTGARASGAALLMDARRAGAPLLSAAVWSADAYGVTAAPVVAAVRQLLAPSSRLPAGLSAMGRVLDPEATLDDLRSQGISVTVEGAEP; the protein is encoded by the coding sequence ATGCAGCCGTCCAGCGCGTTGCCAACAGTTGCGGTCATTGGCGGATACGGAGGCACGGGTCGCGCCATTGCCGGGGCGCTGCTGCAACACTCCGAGCTCGCCGTGCGGATCGTCGGGCGTGACCTGGGTCGAGCCGAGTGTTGCGCCAGTGAGCTCGCGGCGGCACATGGGGCGCGGGTCGAGGCCCGTCGCGGCGACGCGACGGACGCCGCGGGGCTCGCCGAGGCCCTGCGGGAGGTCAGCGTCGTGGTCATGGCGACCACGGCTCTCCGCGCGCCGTCCGCGCTTCCGCAGGCCGCGGTCGCCGCCGGCACCGACGTCGTGGACATCCGCCCCGACGGCGCGGCGCTCACGGAGGCGTCCGCCCACGGTGGCGCGGTCGCGGAGCGCGGGATCCGCTATCTGGCCCAGGCGGGCTTCTCACCGGGTCTGCCGTCGCTCCTGGTGCGCCTGGCAGCCTCCCGCCACCCGGGCATCGACGCGATCCGCCTGGGAATCGTCCTCGGCATGGCAGGCGCGACCAACCCGGAGCAGGTCTCGTCCTTCCTCGAGCTGCTCCCGGAGATGCGCTGCCGGGTCTACGACGGCGCGTGGCGGGAGGGCAGCTACTCCCGCGACGTCGAGACCTTCGACTTCCCTCTCGGCATCGGCGTGCGGCGCTGTTACCCCTACTTGATCGAGGAGCTCGAGGCGCTGCCCGAGGAGCTCGGCGTCAAGAAGCTCGGGATCTACGGCGCCGGGACGAGCTGGTTCACCGACATGCTCGTGACACCCCTCGCCGTCGGGCTTCACAAGCTGCGGCCCGGGCTGCTGCGACGGCCCCTCTCACGGATGTACCTGTGGGGGGCGCGCCACACCGGTGCCCGGGCGAGCGGCGCCGCGCTCCTGATGGACGCCCGACGCGCCGGCGCACCCCTGCTCTCCGCAGCCGTCTGGTCCGCGGACGCCTACGGGGTGACGGCGGCTCCGGTGGTGGCGGCGGTCCGGCAGCTCCTGGCGCCGTCGTCGCGCCTCCCGGCCGGCCTCTCGGCAATGGGGCGGGTCCTCGATCCCGAGGCCACGCTCGACGACCTGCGGTCCCAAGGCATCTCCGTGACGGTCGAGGGGGCGGAGCCATGA